From Micromonospora nigra, one genomic window encodes:
- a CDS encoding PaaI family thioesterase, producing the protein MIEDAGTRVPEMPGGFVALLGLEFTEVGTDRVVIRWRVRPELHQPYGIQHGGVYCSVVETAASVGGALWLGDRGHVVGVSNQTDFLRAVRDGELTAVGTPVHRGRSQQLWQVEITDAESRLVARGQVRLQNLQSAG; encoded by the coding sequence ATGATCGAGGATGCGGGCACGCGGGTGCCGGAGATGCCGGGTGGCTTCGTCGCCCTGCTCGGGCTGGAGTTCACCGAGGTGGGCACCGACCGGGTGGTGATCCGCTGGCGGGTCCGACCGGAGCTGCACCAGCCGTACGGCATCCAGCACGGCGGGGTGTACTGCTCGGTGGTGGAGACGGCGGCCAGCGTGGGCGGCGCCCTCTGGCTGGGTGACCGCGGCCACGTCGTCGGCGTGTCGAACCAGACGGACTTCCTGCGGGCGGTCCGCGACGGCGAGCTGACCGCTGTGGGCACCCCCGTGCACCGGGGACGCAGCCAGCAGCTCTGGCAGGTGGAGATCACCGACGCGGAGTCCCGGCTGGTGGCTCGGGGCCAGGTCCGCCTGCAGAACCTCCAGTCGGCGGGCTGA
- a CDS encoding NRAMP family divalent metal transporter yields MRKLLAASLGILSAVGGFVDVGDLVAAGQAGARFGMAHAWVLLLGVVGICAYAEMAGRVAAVTGRAVFDLVRERLGARIALLNLVASYLVTVLTLAAELGGVALALRLATRVPYLVWVPVAGVAVWLVLWRMRFQLMERVFGLAGLALVVFAVALWWLPTDWAALGRGMVHPGEAGQGWGAYWFVAVALFASTVSPYEVFFFSSGAVEERWSAADLAGARFSVLVGFPVGGLLALALIATAAVVLHPVGASPDGLEQLAQPVVLAFGAVGLAVAALAFFAVTFGAALETGLSAAYAAAQYFGWQWGKRVSPREAARFHTVLLVSVLLGVVVLLTTVDPVTLTEYMLIVSAVALPLTYLPILVVANDRTYLGDRVNGRWLNVLATLFLLVVLATSIAAVPLAVGTRMGQ; encoded by the coding sequence ATGAGGAAGCTCCTCGCCGCGTCCCTCGGCATCCTCTCGGCAGTCGGCGGCTTCGTCGACGTCGGCGACCTGGTGGCGGCGGGCCAGGCCGGTGCCCGCTTCGGGATGGCCCACGCCTGGGTGCTGCTGCTCGGCGTGGTCGGGATCTGCGCGTACGCGGAGATGGCCGGACGGGTCGCGGCGGTGACCGGCCGGGCGGTGTTCGACCTGGTCCGGGAGCGCCTCGGCGCCCGGATCGCGTTGCTCAACCTCGTGGCGTCGTACCTGGTCACGGTGCTCACCCTCGCCGCCGAACTGGGCGGCGTGGCGCTGGCGCTCCGGTTGGCCACGCGGGTGCCGTACCTCGTCTGGGTGCCGGTGGCCGGGGTGGCCGTGTGGCTGGTGCTGTGGCGGATGCGCTTCCAGCTCATGGAGCGGGTGTTCGGGCTGGCCGGGCTCGCGCTGGTGGTCTTCGCGGTGGCGCTGTGGTGGCTGCCCACCGACTGGGCGGCGCTCGGGCGCGGGATGGTGCACCCGGGCGAGGCCGGGCAGGGCTGGGGGGCGTACTGGTTCGTGGCGGTGGCCCTGTTCGCCTCGACGGTCAGTCCCTACGAGGTGTTCTTCTTCTCCTCGGGCGCGGTGGAGGAACGGTGGAGCGCCGCCGACCTCGCCGGCGCCCGGTTCAGCGTGCTGGTCGGGTTCCCGGTCGGCGGTCTGCTCGCCCTCGCGTTGATCGCCACCGCCGCGGTGGTGCTGCACCCGGTGGGGGCGTCCCCGGACGGGCTGGAGCAGCTGGCGCAGCCGGTGGTGCTCGCCTTCGGGGCGGTGGGCCTGGCGGTCGCCGCGCTGGCGTTCTTCGCGGTCACCTTCGGTGCCGCGCTGGAGACCGGGCTGTCCGCCGCGTACGCCGCCGCGCAGTACTTCGGTTGGCAGTGGGGCAAGCGGGTCAGCCCCCGGGAGGCGGCCCGCTTCCACACCGTCCTGCTGGTCAGCGTCCTGCTGGGGGTCGTGGTCCTGCTGACCACCGTCGATCCGGTGACGCTCACCGAGTACATGCTGATCGTCAGCGCGGTGGCGCTGCCGCTGACGTACCTGCCGATCCTGGTGGTGGCCAACGACCGCACCTACCTGGGCGACCGGGTCAACGGACGCTGGCTGAACGTACTCGCGACGCTGTTCCTGCTGGTGGTGCTCGCCACGTCGATCGCGGCCGTCCCGCTGGCCGTGGGGACGAGGATGGGGCAGTGA
- a CDS encoding hemolysin family protein, translating into MQSYWSQLALVGVLVVLNALFAGSEMALVSLRDSQIQRLERTSRAGRVLARLAKDPNRYLATIQIGITLAGFLASAAAAVSLARPLVPLLGVFGGAAGPVAVVLVTLVLTFVTLVFGELAPKRIAMQIPERWALLVARPLDLLASLTRPAVWTLGATSDVVVRLVGLDPTPERDEISPDELRDIVAGNHGFTKEQQTIIAGAVEITDRKLRAVLVPRLQVFCLDTGTTAEAARLVLAASGHSRAPVVRHGGLDDAVGVIHLRDLVGVPGDRPIDECARPPMLLPDSLPVVDALRQFKAERQHIALVVDERGAVDGIVTLEDILEEIVGEIYDETDRDVRAVRTEADGALLLPGTFPLHDLVDVGVELPGRPEGDYTTIAGLVLACLGHIPTAAGESVTVDGWTLEVARIDHRAISAVRARRRSAAGKPAEEQSEESSEDPAEDQSGKSVEDRAGKPAGTSVGEPASGVGSDAASATEPALDKARG; encoded by the coding sequence GTGCAGAGCTACTGGAGCCAACTGGCCCTGGTCGGAGTCCTGGTCGTCCTCAACGCGCTGTTCGCCGGCAGCGAGATGGCGCTGGTGTCGCTGCGCGACAGCCAGATCCAGCGGCTGGAACGCACCAGCCGGGCCGGTCGGGTGCTGGCCCGCCTCGCCAAGGACCCGAACCGCTACCTGGCCACCATCCAGATCGGCATCACCCTGGCCGGATTCCTGGCCTCCGCCGCCGCGGCGGTGTCGCTGGCCCGGCCCCTGGTGCCCCTGCTGGGCGTGTTCGGCGGCGCCGCCGGCCCGGTGGCCGTCGTCCTGGTCACCCTGGTGCTGACCTTCGTCACCCTCGTCTTCGGGGAGCTGGCTCCCAAGCGCATCGCGATGCAGATCCCGGAGCGGTGGGCGCTGCTCGTCGCCCGGCCGCTGGATCTGCTCGCCAGCCTCACCCGGCCGGCGGTGTGGACGCTGGGCGCCACCAGCGACGTGGTGGTTCGCCTGGTCGGCCTGGACCCGACGCCGGAACGTGACGAGATCAGCCCCGACGAGCTGCGCGACATCGTGGCCGGCAACCACGGCTTCACCAAGGAACAGCAGACCATCATCGCCGGTGCCGTGGAGATCACCGACCGGAAGCTGCGGGCGGTGCTCGTACCCCGACTTCAGGTCTTCTGCCTGGACACCGGCACCACCGCGGAGGCCGCCCGGCTGGTGCTCGCCGCGTCGGGGCACTCCCGGGCCCCGGTGGTGCGCCACGGCGGCCTGGACGACGCGGTCGGCGTGATCCACCTGCGTGACCTGGTCGGCGTCCCCGGCGACCGGCCGATCGACGAGTGCGCCCGGCCACCCATGCTGTTGCCGGACTCGCTGCCGGTGGTCGACGCCCTGCGCCAGTTCAAGGCCGAGCGCCAGCACATCGCGTTGGTGGTGGACGAGCGCGGCGCGGTCGACGGCATCGTCACCCTGGAGGACATCCTCGAGGAGATCGTCGGCGAGATCTACGACGAGACCGACCGGGACGTGCGTGCCGTGCGCACCGAGGCGGACGGGGCGCTGCTGCTTCCGGGTACCTTCCCCCTGCACGACCTGGTCGACGTCGGCGTCGAGCTGCCCGGCCGCCCCGAGGGTGACTACACCACGATCGCCGGGCTGGTGCTGGCCTGCCTCGGGCACATTCCCACGGCGGCGGGGGAGAGCGTCACCGTCGACGGCTGGACGCTGGAGGTCGCCCGGATCGACCACCGGGCGATCTCCGCCGTACGGGCCCGCCGCCGGTCCGCCGCCGGGAAGCCGGCCGAGGAGCAGTCTGAGGAGTCGTCCGAGGACCCGGCCGAGGATCAGTCCGGGAAGTCGGTCGAGGATCGGGCCGGGAAGCCGGCCGGGACGTCGGTCGGAGAACCGGCGTCCGGTGTCGGATCCGACGCCGCATCCGCCACCGAGCCCGCCCTGGACAAGGCCCGCGGCTGA
- the tyrS gene encoding tyrosine--tRNA ligase has translation MTDTNPPPSGRDSLTDDLRWRGLIQDSTGPDELRALLDGPSAAFYVGFDPTAPSLHVGHLMQVTTARRLQLAGHRPLLLVGGATGQIGDPKESAERALNDPEVVAGWVRRIRDQLAPFVSYAGDNAAQLVNNLDWTGEMSVVEFLRDVGKHFPVNKMLAREVVRARLDSGISFTEFSYQLLQANDFFELHRRHGCRLQFGGSDQWGNITAGVDYVRRRGAGPVQAFTTPLVTKSDGAKFGKTEGGAVWLDPELTSPYAFYQFWVNVDDRDVGRYLRYFSFRSRAELESLEKETAERPAARAAQKALAEELTTLVHGEREMAQVVAASQALFGRGSLDGLEATTLRAALTEAGLVHLDELPDVAGLLKESGLVPSMKEARRVITEGGAYVNNVRVTEVDAVVPAGDLLHGRYLVLRRGKRSFAGVELRK, from the coding sequence GTGACCGACACCAACCCTCCGCCGTCCGGGCGGGACTCCCTGACCGATGACCTGCGGTGGCGGGGCCTGATCCAGGACTCCACCGGCCCCGACGAGCTGCGCGCGCTGCTCGACGGCCCCTCGGCCGCCTTCTACGTGGGCTTCGACCCCACCGCCCCGAGCCTGCACGTCGGCCACCTCATGCAGGTCACCACCGCCCGCCGCCTCCAACTCGCCGGGCACCGGCCGCTGCTGCTGGTCGGCGGCGCGACCGGGCAGATCGGCGACCCGAAGGAGAGCGCCGAACGCGCGCTCAATGACCCCGAGGTGGTGGCCGGCTGGGTCCGGCGGATCCGCGACCAGCTCGCACCATTCGTGTCGTACGCCGGCGACAATGCCGCCCAGCTGGTCAACAACCTGGACTGGACCGGCGAGATGTCGGTGGTCGAGTTCCTCCGCGACGTGGGCAAGCACTTCCCGGTGAACAAGATGCTGGCCCGGGAGGTGGTCCGGGCCCGACTGGACAGCGGCATCAGCTTCACCGAGTTCAGCTACCAGCTCCTCCAGGCCAACGACTTCTTCGAGCTGCACCGCCGGCACGGCTGCCGGTTGCAGTTCGGCGGCTCCGACCAGTGGGGCAACATCACCGCCGGCGTCGACTACGTCCGGCGTCGCGGCGCGGGGCCCGTGCAGGCGTTCACCACCCCGCTGGTGACGAAGTCCGACGGCGCGAAGTTCGGCAAGACCGAGGGGGGCGCTGTCTGGCTCGATCCCGAGCTGACCAGCCCGTACGCCTTCTACCAGTTCTGGGTCAACGTCGACGACCGGGATGTCGGGCGCTACCTGCGCTACTTCAGCTTCCGTTCCCGTGCGGAGCTGGAGTCACTGGAGAAGGAGACGGCCGAACGCCCCGCCGCGCGGGCTGCCCAGAAGGCCCTCGCCGAGGAGCTCACCACGCTGGTGCACGGCGAGCGGGAGATGGCCCAGGTCGTCGCGGCGAGTCAGGCGCTGTTCGGCCGCGGCTCCCTGGACGGGCTGGAGGCGACCACTCTGCGGGCGGCGCTGACCGAGGCGGGCCTGGTGCACCTGGACGAACTGCCCGACGTCGCGGGGCTGCTCAAGGAGTCCGGCCTGGTGCCGAGCATGAAGGAGGCCCGGCGGGTCATCACCGAGGGCGGTGCCTACGTCAACAACGTGCGGGTGACCGAGGTGGACGCCGTGGTCCCGGCCGGGGACCTGTTGCACGGGCGCTACCTGGTGCTGCGTCGGGGCAAGCGCTCCTTCGCCGGGGTGGAGCTGCGGAAATAG